A window from Rhodocyclaceae bacterium encodes these proteins:
- a CDS encoding tripartite tricarboxylate transporter substrate binding protein, which yields MDIGNRRLARAALAVLLSGAGATAHAQAPWPAKSIRMLIALAPGGGVDTTGRILAQKLSERWGQPVVVENRPGAGGALATETLARATPDGYTMLTNSSGVAITPSLMKLSYDPRKDIIPVSLAVISPGVMVVHPSVPVKTVKEFIAFAKARPGDLLYSSSGNGTGQHLAAELFGQMAGVKMAHVPYKGTAPSITDLIGGRVSLSMASVVSTRQYFEGGKLRALAVLGAKRTPALPNLPTIAEAGVPGYAYENWYGVFMPGRTPMEIVLKTQQEITRIVNDPETGKKLISQGLDPVGSTHAEFVRFYEEEIAKNAKLIASVGMEVR from the coding sequence ATGGACATCGGCAACCGCCGTCTCGCGCGGGCAGCGCTTGCCGTGCTGCTTTCCGGCGCTGGCGCGACCGCACACGCGCAGGCACCGTGGCCAGCCAAGTCGATACGCATGCTGATCGCGCTCGCCCCCGGTGGCGGCGTGGATACCACCGGCCGCATCCTCGCCCAGAAGCTGTCCGAGCGCTGGGGACAACCGGTCGTGGTCGAAAACCGGCCGGGCGCCGGTGGCGCGCTGGCTACCGAGACCCTCGCCCGTGCCACGCCAGACGGCTACACGATGCTCACCAACTCCTCGGGTGTGGCGATCACGCCCAGCCTGATGAAGCTGTCTTACGACCCGCGCAAGGACATCATCCCGGTATCGCTGGCGGTCATCTCGCCGGGCGTGATGGTGGTACACCCCTCGGTGCCGGTGAAGACGGTCAAGGAGTTCATCGCGTTCGCCAAGGCCCGCCCAGGCGACCTGCTCTACTCGTCCTCGGGCAATGGCACCGGCCAGCACCTCGCCGCCGAACTGTTCGGCCAGATGGCGGGCGTGAAGATGGCGCACGTACCCTACAAGGGCACCGCACCGAGCATCACCGACCTCATCGGTGGACGGGTGTCACTGTCGATGGCGAGCGTCGTGTCGACGCGCCAGTACTTTGAGGGGGGCAAGCTGCGCGCGCTCGCCGTACTGGGCGCGAAGCGCACGCCGGCACTGCCGAATCTCCCGACCATCGCCGAAGCGGGCGTGCCGGGCTATGCCTACGAGAACTGGTACGGCGTGTTCATGCCAGGGCGCACACCGATGGAAATCGTGCTCAAGACCCAGCAGGAGATCACGCGTATCGTGAACGATCCGGAGACCGGGAAGAAGCTGATCTCCCAGGGGCTCGATCCGGTCGGCAGCACCCACGCAGAGTTCGTCCGCTTCTACGAAGAAGAGATCGCGAAGAATGCGAAGCTGATCGCTTCGGTCGGCATGGAGGTGCGCTGA